From Patescibacteria group bacterium, a single genomic window includes:
- a CDS encoding class I SAM-dependent methyltransferase: protein MKQRKKEEISHYEKLSERWIKKKNKNNWDKDIENYNINMLLSYNFCKNWLKQNITSNMKILDYGCGHGMHSILLAKLGAKVYGIDLSNKSLQIAKKRAEQEKINHKIKFIKGDCEKTEFPDNYFDIIWDGGTFSSLNIKKAFPELNRILKSNGKLIGIETFGHNPLINIKRWLNKKRGIRTKWAVEHIIKDKDLKFAKKYFNIEKISYFHLLAMFLFPFRNFLIGKKIFKFLDKIDYILLKNNWIKKYAFKIVFIFSKK from the coding sequence ATGAAACAAAGAAAAAAAGAGGAAATTTCTCACTATGAAAAATTATCTGAAAGATGGATCAAGAAAAAAAATAAAAATAACTGGGACAAAGATATTGAAAATTATAATATTAACATGCTTTTAAGTTATAATTTTTGTAAAAACTGGTTGAAACAAAATATCACTTCTAATATGAAAATCTTAGATTATGGTTGTGGGCATGGCATGCATTCTATTTTGCTGGCAAAATTAGGAGCAAAAGTTTATGGTATTGATTTATCAAACAAATCATTACAAATCGCAAAAAAAAGAGCCGAACAAGAAAAAATAAACCACAAAATAAAATTTATTAAAGGAGATTGCGAAAAGACTGAATTTCCTGATAATTATTTTGATATTATATGGGATGGAGGGACATTTTCTTCTCTTAATATAAAAAAAGCATTCCCTGAATTAAATAGAATCTTAAAATCAAATGGAAAATTAATTGGCATAGAAACCTTTGGACATAACCCCTTAATAAATATAAAGCGATGGCTAAATAAAAAAAGAGGAATTAGAACCAAGTGGGCAGTGGAGCATATTATTAAAGACAAAGATTTAAAATTTGCTAAAAAATATTTTAATATAGAAAAAATATCTTATTTTCATTTATTAGCAATGTTTTTGTTCCCATTTAGAAATTTTTTAATAGGGAAAAAAATATTCAAATTTTTAGATAAAATAGATTATATATTATTAAAAAATAACTGGATTAAAAAATATGCTTTTAAGATTGTCTTTATTTTTTCAAAAAAATGA
- a CDS encoding pyridoxal phosphate-dependent aminotransferase has product MKKKQSRSAIAIAGKKFRTKNISKRVQKIVISPIKEMSILADQIEEKIGQNKIISFGQGIPHLDTPDYIKQGIKKSLDKKTTAFYTLEPGITELRELVANFLKKEKKITNIKAKKEIMISTGAQEGLACALATIIDPGDEVLVISPAFASHIEQIIQFNGIPKFVFLDEKKNWALNIKKCEKKISKKTKAIILSHPSNPTGKVFSKKEIIELSKFVKKHNLILITDETYDFLIYDNIKHISPASIPNIRNQIILCGSFSKKYRVTGYRIGYTFADEGIIDHMLKVHDALTICAPAISQKAIITALKNKDQSAKTIKELTKKMSFNRNLMCSELDNLSDIFEYQPPMGAYYILVKIKIPKVDSFKLSLKILKQAHIITIPGAAFGPSGEGHLRFSFAGEAKDIKKGFQRLKKWAIQWKKEAYKL; this is encoded by the coding sequence GGCAGACCAAATAGAAGAAAAAATTGGGCAAAATAAAATTATCTCTTTTGGACAAGGTATCCCCCATTTAGATACTCCTGATTATATAAAACAAGGAATTAAAAAATCTTTAGATAAAAAAACAACTGCTTTTTATACTCTTGAGCCAGGCATCACTGAATTAAGGGAACTGGTGGCTAATTTTTTAAAAAAAGAAAAAAAAATAACCAATATCAAGGCAAAAAAAGAGATAATGATTTCTACTGGAGCACAAGAAGGATTAGCTTGCGCATTAGCCACAATTATAGATCCTGGCGATGAAGTATTGGTTATCTCCCCTGCTTTTGCATCTCATATTGAACAAATAATACAGTTTAATGGCATCCCTAAATTTGTTTTTTTAGACGAAAAGAAAAATTGGGCATTAAACATAAAAAAATGTGAAAAAAAAATAAGCAAAAAAACAAAAGCAATTATTCTCAGTCATCCATCTAATCCTACAGGAAAAGTTTTTTCAAAAAAAGAAATAATAGAATTATCTAAATTTGTTAAAAAACACAACTTAATATTAATTACTGACGAAACTTATGATTTCCTTATTTATGACAATATCAAACATATATCACCTGCTTCTATTCCTAATATAAGAAATCAAATTATTCTTTGCGGTAGTTTTTCTAAAAAATACAGAGTAACTGGATACAGAATTGGGTATACTTTTGCTGATGAAGGGATTATTGACCACATGCTTAAAGTACATGATGCTCTGACTATTTGTGCGCCAGCTATTTCTCAAAAAGCAATAATAACTGCCCTTAAAAACAAGGACCAATCAGCCAAAACAATTAAAGAATTAACCAAAAAAATGTCTTTTAATAGAAATTTAATGTGCTCTGAGTTAGACAATCTCTCGGATATTTTTGAATACCAACCACCAATGGGGGCTTACTATATTTTGGTCAAGATAAAAATACCTAAAGTTGATTCATTTAAGTTAAGTTTAAAAATCTTAAAGCAAGCCCATATTATTACTATCCCTGGAGCAGCCTTTGGGCCAAGTGGTGAAGGACATTTAAGATTTTCTTTTGCCGGAGAAGCAAAAGATATAAAAAAAGGATTTCAAAGATTAAAAAAATGGGCTATTCAATGGAAAAAAGAAGCATATAAGTTATAA